One genomic region from Prionailurus bengalensis isolate Pbe53 chromosome C1, Fcat_Pben_1.1_paternal_pri, whole genome shotgun sequence encodes:
- the TMEM35B gene encoding transmembrane protein 35B produces the protein MALGLAALRVLLGGFFALTGAAKLSGQISAPASEQMKALFVQFAEVFPLKVFGYQPDPMGYQEAVGWLELLAGLLLVLGPPMLQEISNLLLTLLMMEP, from the exons ATGGCGCTCGGGCTCGCCGCTCTGCGCGTCCTGCTGGGTGGCTTCTTCGCGCTCACGGGGGCGGCCAAGCTCTCGGGGCAGATCTCGGCTCCAGCGTCCGAGCAGATG AAAGCCCTGTTTGTGCAGTTTGCTGAGGTGTTCCCGTTGAAGGTGTTCGGCTATCAGCCAGATCCCATGGGCTATCAAGAGGCTGTGGGCTGGCTGGAACTGCTGGCTGGGCTGCTGCTGGTCCTGGGCCCACCGATGCTGCAAGAGATCAGTAACTTGCTTTTGACCCTGCTCATGATGG aaCCATGA
- the LOC122479382 gene encoding platelet-activating factor receptor-like, translating into MNGSVGDPGVSGCSPWDDPARFIVVPTAYALALGLGLPANVAALAVFVRSGRRLGQALRLYLLNLALADVLFTLTLPLWLTYYLGPAHWPFPEAACRAAGAAYYVATYAAVAFAALISVCRCGSVRGPRPRAAGRLALRRRGPARAACAAAWLAGLACAAPSLAAPHALRPGPGGAARCLEHGWARAGLAYATVAFFAAAFLLVLAAYVSLARALAAPSGPGPAPAGPHRRAARTMVLGLLLVFALCLAPYHLLLAPWVAGREGAAGSDGGGCRAASTLDVLHTLSLALLSLNSCLDPLIYCFSVRRFRQDCWTLGCRLGVRAPGAHAASLASSR; encoded by the coding sequence ATGAACGGCAGTGTTGGGGACCCGGGTGTCAGCGGCTGCAGCCCCTGGGACGACCCTGCTCGCTTCATCGTGGTGCCCACTGCCTACGCCCTGGctctgggcctggggctgccGGCCAACGTGGCCGCCCTGGCGGTGTTCGTCCGCAGCGGCAGGCGCCTGGGCCAGGCCCTGCGGCTCTACCTTCTCAACCTGGCCCTGGCCGACGTGCTCTTCACGCTCACGCTGCCGCTGTGGCTCACCTACTACCTGGGCCCGGCCCACTGGCCCTTCCCGGAGGCCGCCTGCCGCGCGGCCGGCGCGGCCTACTACGTGGCCACCTACGCGGCCGTGGCCTTCGCCGCGCTCATCAGCGTGTGCCGCTGCGGCTCGGTGCGCGGGCCCCGGCCCAGGGCGGCCGGCCGCCTCGCGCTGCGCCGCCGGGGCCCCGCGCGCGCCGCCTGCGCCGCCGCCTGGCTGGCCGGCCTGGCCTGCGCCGCGCCCTCGTTGGCCGCGCCGCACGCGCTGCGCCCGGGTCCGGGCGGTGCCGCTCGCTGCCTGGAGCACGGCTGGGCGCGCGCCGGCCTAGCCTACGCCACCGTGGCCTTCTTCGCCGCCGCCTTCCTGCTGGTGCTCGCGGCCTACGTGAGCCTGGCGCGGGCGCTCGCGGCCCCCTcgggccccggcccggcccccgccGGCCCGCACCGGCGCGCGGCCAGGACCATGGTCCTGGGGCTCCTGCTGGTCTTCGCCCTCTGCCTGGCGCCCTACCACCTCCTGCTGGCTCCCTGGGTGGCCGGGCGGGAGGGAGCCGCGGGCAGCGACGGCGGCGGGTGCCGCGCCGCCTCCACGCTCGACGTCCTGCACACCCTCAGCCTGGCGCTGCTGAGCCTCAACAGCTGCCTGGACCCGCTCATCTACTGCTTCTCCGTGCGCCGCTTCCGCCAGGACTGCTGGACGCTGGGCTGCCGCCTTGGGGTGAGGGCTCCCGGTGCACACGcggcctccctggcctcctcccGCTGA